ACCGCAAGGCGCACTACGTCATGCTGAACATCGACGCCCCGGGCAACGTGATTGCCGAGCTGGAGCGTCAGACCCAGATCAACGAAGACATCATCCGCTACATGACCATCAAGGTCGAAGAGCTGGAAACCGGTCCGTCGGTGATGATGCGCAAGCAGGAGCGTTCGGAGCGCGGCGATCGTGGTGATCGTGGCCCCCGTGGTCCTCGCGAAGATCGTGGCCCGCGCCGCGACCGCGAAGAAGCCGCCCCGGCTGCCGAATAAGGAGATCTGAAACATGGCACGCCCGTTTTTCCGCCGCCGCAAGAGCTGCCCCTTCGCCGCCAAGGATGCGCCGAAGATCGATTACAAGGACGTCCGTCTGCTGCAGGGCTTCGTGTCCGAGCGCGGCAAGATCGTCCCCAGCCGCATCACGGCCGTTTCGGCCAAGAAGCAGCGTGAGCTGGCCCAGGCCATCAAGCGCGCCCGCCACCTGGGCCTCCTGCCCTACATCGTGAAGTAAGGGAGTAGATACCCATGGAAATCATCCTGCTCGAGCGCATCGAGAAGCTGGGCGCCATCGGCGACATCGTCACCGTGAAGGACGGCTATGCCCGTAACTTCCTGCTGCCCAACAAGAAGGCGCTTCGCTCGAACGCCGCCAACAAGAAGGTCTTCGAGGCCAACCGCGCGAAGATCGAGGCCGACAACGCCGCACGTCGTTCGGACGCCGAAAAGGCTGCCGAAGGCGTCAACGGCACCCAGATCGTCCTGATCCGCCAGTCGTCGAACGCTGGTGCGCTCTATGGTTCGGTTGCCGTGCGCGACATCGTCGACGCCCTGCACGCCGACGGCATCACCAACGTCTCCAAGGCGATGGTCGTGCTGGAACGCCCGATCAAGACCCTGGGCGTCTTCGACGTCAAGGTCGCGCTGCACCCGGAAGTGACCGTCACCATCCAGGTGAACGTCGCCCGCTCGCCGGAAGAAGCCGAACTGCAGTCGCAGGGCGTCGACGTGATGGCCGACCTGTTTGAAAAGGACGAGACCGGCTTCACCGAGGATTATGATCCGAACGCCGAGCCGGGCGAAATCGCCGTCGAGGCGGAAGAAGCCCCGGCCGAAGAGGCCTGAGCCTTTCGGTTCCGAAAATGAAGAAGCCGCCCCTCACCGGGCGGCTTTTTTGTT
The sequence above is drawn from the Sphingobium sp. AP49 genome and encodes:
- the rpsF gene encoding 30S ribosomal protein S6, which codes for MALYEHVFLARQDLAQAQVDALAETATKIVEENEGKVTKVETWGLRSLAYKIAKNRKAHYVMLNIDAPGNVIAELERQTQINEDIIRYMTIKVEELETGPSVMMRKQERSERGDRGDRGPRGPREDRGPRRDREEAAPAAE
- the rpsR gene encoding 30S ribosomal protein S18 — protein: MARPFFRRRKSCPFAAKDAPKIDYKDVRLLQGFVSERGKIVPSRITAVSAKKQRELAQAIKRARHLGLLPYIVK
- the rplI gene encoding 50S ribosomal protein L9, encoding MEIILLERIEKLGAIGDIVTVKDGYARNFLLPNKKALRSNAANKKVFEANRAKIEADNAARRSDAEKAAEGVNGTQIVLIRQSSNAGALYGSVAVRDIVDALHADGITNVSKAMVVLERPIKTLGVFDVKVALHPEVTVTIQVNVARSPEEAELQSQGVDVMADLFEKDETGFTEDYDPNAEPGEIAVEAEEAPAEEA